A DNA window from Mycobacterium sp. IDR2000157661 contains the following coding sequences:
- a CDS encoding MCE family protein yields MIRRVIALPALAAVLAGCSFGGLNSLNMPGTAGHGAGSYKITVELPDVATLPQNSPVMIDDVTVGSVSRIGAVQRSDGTFYAAVQLSLDGDVELPANVTATVAQTSLLGSQHVELAEPVGQPGVGQLTNGSTIPLERIGRYPTTEEVLSALGVVVNKGNLGALQDITDEMYNAIAGRDGTFTDLIPRLAELTSSLDRQTNDIIAAMEGLDRFAGILARSRDGLGRTLDRLPAALQVLNDNRANIVDAFGALQTFATIASRILEQTKDDFAADFTDLYPVIKAFNDNADYFIKDLELLPTFPFHYEYLKNAVRGDYLNVYVTFDLTLRRLGESIFTTSWGLDPNMKRMHDVITPPDFMTGSLANLSGQAADPFEIPAGTATQHGEGP; encoded by the coding sequence GTGATCCGCAGGGTGATCGCACTGCCGGCGTTGGCGGCGGTGCTGGCAGGCTGCTCGTTCGGCGGGCTCAACTCGCTGAACATGCCGGGCACCGCCGGCCATGGCGCGGGGTCCTACAAGATCACCGTCGAGCTGCCCGATGTCGCGACGCTCCCGCAGAACTCGCCGGTCATGATCGACGACGTCACTGTCGGCAGTGTCTCCCGCATCGGGGCGGTGCAGCGCTCGGACGGCACGTTCTATGCGGCGGTGCAACTTTCGCTGGACGGCGATGTCGAGCTGCCCGCGAACGTCACTGCGACGGTGGCACAGACGTCGTTGCTGGGCTCACAGCACGTCGAGTTGGCCGAGCCCGTCGGTCAACCCGGTGTCGGTCAGCTGACGAACGGCTCGACCATTCCGCTCGAGCGCATCGGCCGCTATCCGACCACCGAGGAAGTGCTGTCGGCGCTGGGCGTCGTGGTGAACAAGGGTAATCTCGGTGCGCTGCAAGACATTACGGACGAGATGTACAACGCCATCGCCGGGCGTGACGGTACCTTCACCGACCTGATCCCCCGGCTCGCCGAGCTGACGAGCTCACTGGACCGGCAGACCAACGACATCATCGCCGCGATGGAGGGGCTCGATCGGTTCGCCGGCATCCTGGCGCGCAGCAGGGACGGGTTGGGACGCACGCTGGACCGCCTGCCCGCGGCGTTGCAGGTGCTCAACGACAATCGGGCCAACATCGTCGACGCGTTCGGCGCGTTGCAGACCTTCGCCACCATCGCGTCGCGGATCCTGGAGCAGACCAAGGACGACTTCGCCGCTGACTTCACGGACCTGTACCCGGTGATCAAGGCGTTCAACGACAACGCCGACTACTTCATCAAGGACCTGGAACTGCTGCCGACCTTCCCGTTCCACTACGAGTACCTGAAGAACGCGGTGCGCGGCGATTATTTGAACGTGTACGTCACCTTCGACCTGACGCTGCGGCGCTTAGGTGAGTCGATCTTCACGACCTCGTGGGGCCTGGATCCGAACATGAAGCGGATGCACGACGTGATCACCCCGCCGGACTTCATGACCGGATCGCTGGCGAACCTGTCCGGACAGGCCGCGGATCCGTTCGAGATACCCGCAGGTACGGCGACGCAGCACGGGGAGGGGCCCTAG